A single genomic interval of Halobacillus halophilus DSM 2266 harbors:
- the msrB gene encoding peptide-methionine (R)-S-oxide reductase MsrB, with protein sequence MKKKVLYGMLFVLIGSFITVSVVSGNSSGQEKHQNEEEGDLTVTNFNGETVTYSKKELKDMLTSVQYKVTQKDGTERAFENKYWDNTDEGIYVDIISKEPLFSSVDKYKSGTGWPSFTQPLAEENIVTKKDPGIFGSRTEVRSKEADSHLGHVFKDGPQPTGLRYCMNSAALEFIPKEEMAERGYEKYLDEFEQ encoded by the coding sequence ATGAAGAAAAAAGTTTTATATGGGATGTTGTTTGTATTAATTGGGTCATTCATTACAGTGTCTGTAGTCAGTGGAAACTCATCTGGACAAGAGAAACATCAGAACGAAGAGGAAGGTGATCTAACCGTGACTAACTTTAACGGAGAGACTGTCACTTATTCTAAAAAGGAATTAAAAGACATGTTAACGTCAGTTCAATATAAGGTTACGCAAAAAGATGGTACGGAACGAGCTTTTGAAAATAAATATTGGGATAACACCGACGAGGGTATCTATGTAGATATCATTTCCAAAGAGCCTTTGTTCAGTTCCGTGGATAAATACAAATCTGGAACTGGATGGCCAAGTTTTACTCAACCGCTTGCGGAAGAGAATATTGTAACTAAAAAAGATCCAGGTATTTTTGGTTCCCGAACCGAAGTTAGAAGTAAGGAAGCAGATTCTCATCTTGGCCATGTATTTAAAGACGGTCCTCAGCCAACAGGACTAAGATATTGCATGAATTCAGCTGCGTTGGAATTCATTCCAAAAGAAGAAATGGCGGAACGTGGCTACGAAAAATATTTGGATGAATTCGAACAGTAA
- a CDS encoding YusW family protein yields MKLLSTSFILLLLLLAGCNNANNQSSEPSQNEPAPESISYQQINESRPFNFNRFELEVDYVDRLSYHIDYVNLENRTEARIDDFDRQKVTGEEAFNQLSPHFREMSFDENTPEDDVISEVLTVLGLEAPYKEFKLEVTYQDGTEVTYED; encoded by the coding sequence TTGAAATTATTAAGTACAAGTTTTATCTTGCTGCTTTTGTTGTTAGCAGGATGTAACAATGCGAACAATCAATCCAGTGAACCATCTCAAAATGAGCCAGCACCAGAAAGTATTTCTTATCAGCAGATTAATGAGTCACGGCCCTTTAACTTTAATAGGTTTGAGCTGGAAGTTGATTATGTAGATCGATTGTCTTATCACATTGACTACGTTAATTTAGAAAACAGAACAGAAGCACGTATTGACGATTTTGATCGGCAGAAAGTTACAGGAGAAGAAGCATTTAACCAGCTTTCCCCCCATTTTAGAGAAATGAGTTTTGATGAGAACACACCAGAAGACGATGTAATTAGCGAAGTGCTAACAGTTCTTGGACTCGAAGCTCCTTATAAGGAATTCAAATTAGAAGTAACCTACCAGGATGGTACCGAAGTAACATATGAGGATTAA
- a CDS encoding CvfB family protein — MDHSLIGTIQSCKVSKKITNGFILKYNDTEILLPDEAVHEEIDLDQSIKVFLYTNKKGQAVASMTIPEVTRHSYGWAEVEEVVTNMGVFVNIGLEDKEILVSTDDLPLLKSVWPVKGDFLFVSLELDKKGRLLAEPITEQEVWDDLKPAPASILNTETQGRVYRSTKAGSSVLTEEGYRGFIHPNERKEEPRLGETVVARVIDVKDDGSINLSLRPVKKESRKEDADVILDYLKENDGIVYLDDSSDPEKIRDTFQISKSAFKRAVGKLMKENQVEQKNGATKLLNSSD, encoded by the coding sequence ATGGATCATTCCCTGATTGGAACGATACAGAGTTGTAAAGTATCAAAGAAAATAACTAATGGATTTATTTTAAAATACAACGACACAGAAATATTGCTGCCAGATGAAGCAGTACATGAGGAGATTGATTTAGATCAGTCTATAAAGGTATTTCTATACACAAATAAAAAAGGACAGGCTGTTGCAAGCATGACTATTCCTGAAGTAACCCGCCACTCCTATGGATGGGCCGAAGTAGAAGAAGTGGTGACGAACATGGGTGTATTCGTGAATATAGGATTAGAGGATAAAGAGATTTTAGTTTCAACAGATGACCTTCCATTGCTAAAATCAGTCTGGCCGGTGAAAGGCGACTTTTTATTTGTCAGCTTAGAATTAGATAAAAAAGGGCGTCTTCTGGCTGAACCTATTACAGAGCAGGAAGTTTGGGATGATTTAAAGCCGGCTCCCGCTTCTATTTTAAATACCGAGACTCAAGGAAGAGTGTACCGCTCAACAAAAGCTGGCTCCTCGGTATTAACAGAAGAAGGGTATAGAGGATTTATCCATCCCAATGAACGAAAAGAGGAACCAAGATTAGGAGAAACTGTAGTCGCAAGGGTAATTGATGTAAAAGATGATGGATCAATTAACTTATCTTTACGTCCAGTTAAGAAAGAAAGTAGAAAAGAAGATGCAGATGTCATTCTTGATTACTTGAAGGAAAACGATGGGATCGTCTATTTAGATGATAGCAGCGATCCTGAGAAGATACGTGATACTTTTCAAATTAGTAAGTCAGCTTTTAAAAGAGCTGTAGGCAAATTAATGAAGGAAAATCAAGTGGAGCAGAAAAATGGAGCCACTAAATTACTTAATAGTTCTGATTAA
- a CDS encoding YjcZ family sporulation protein: protein MSRGYGGGFALIVVLFILLIIVGAAWLY from the coding sequence GTGAGTAGAGGATATGGTGGGGGCTTCGCGCTAATCGTTGTGTTGTTTATTCTCCTTATTATCGTAGGAGCTGCATGGTTGTATTAA
- a CDS encoding LLM class flavin-dependent oxidoreductase: MKLSVLDQSPISKGETANEALHHSIELAKFTENLGYYRYWVAEHHSTNGLASSSPEILIGQIAQATNTIRVGSGGVLLPQYSPLKVAENFRMLENFHPGRIDLGLGRSPGGGKKTRLALTDGIEKPLSSFSRQVKELQKFLFQSMEKGDPYFGVTARPDSLYQPEIWVLGLTERGAKHAAMHGTGFTFGHFINPDHAADTLQTYREKFKPSLARRQPEVNACVFVVCANTEEEAEEMAKSQDMWLLQVEKGLETRIPPQDEVSQETLTEIEKDKIRKNRRRCIIGNPVQVVDQLESLADEYRINEFLMITNIFDFKKKKHSYQLIANEFANRANPN, encoded by the coding sequence ATGAAGCTCAGTGTTTTAGATCAGAGTCCTATTTCTAAAGGGGAAACTGCAAATGAAGCCCTTCACCATTCGATTGAACTTGCAAAGTTTACAGAGAATTTGGGCTACTATCGCTACTGGGTTGCTGAGCACCATAGCACGAATGGTCTGGCGAGTTCTTCTCCTGAGATTCTAATCGGTCAAATCGCTCAAGCTACTAACACTATTCGTGTGGGATCTGGAGGCGTCTTACTCCCTCAGTATAGCCCCTTGAAAGTAGCGGAGAATTTTAGAATGCTTGAAAATTTTCATCCCGGAAGAATTGATTTAGGTTTGGGCCGTTCACCGGGCGGGGGCAAGAAAACCAGATTAGCTCTTACAGATGGTATTGAAAAGCCGTTGAGTTCCTTTTCGCGGCAGGTAAAAGAACTTCAAAAGTTTTTATTTCAGTCTATGGAAAAGGGAGATCCCTATTTTGGTGTTACGGCACGTCCAGATAGTCTATACCAGCCGGAAATATGGGTATTAGGTTTAACGGAACGTGGAGCAAAACATGCAGCTATGCATGGAACAGGTTTTACTTTTGGTCATTTTATTAATCCTGATCATGCCGCCGACACATTGCAGACCTACCGTGAAAAGTTCAAGCCTTCCTTAGCTCGCCGTCAACCCGAAGTAAATGCTTGTGTGTTTGTTGTATGTGCAAATACAGAAGAAGAAGCAGAAGAGATGGCTAAAAGTCAGGATATGTGGCTCTTACAAGTTGAAAAAGGTCTGGAGACTAGAATTCCTCCTCAGGACGAAGTTAGTCAAGAAACTTTGACAGAAATCGAAAAGGATAAAATACGCAAGAATCGAAGAAGATGTATCATTGGTAATCCTGTACAAGTAGTAGATCAATTAGAAAGTCTTGCTGATGAGTATCGTATTAACGAATTTTTAATGATTACTAACATTTTTGATTTTAAAAAAAAGAAACACTCTTACCAATTGATTGCTAATGAATTTGCAAACAGGGCAAACCCTAACTGA
- a CDS encoding helix-turn-helix transcriptional regulator has protein sequence MSHKNNPKRFALNMSAAQFTKFYIMHLLQIHQPMISEHFKTEFKQLTKNWIPAPSTLLDTLHDMTEEGLLYRREDYKSHDKKRQKVYWYYLTDKGKEEFDVLKKRYKILFEEQLQILQQIMKDVYK, from the coding sequence ATGTCTCATAAAAATAATCCCAAGCGATTCGCTTTAAACATGAGTGCCGCTCAATTTACAAAGTTTTATATTATGCATTTACTTCAAATCCATCAACCAATGATTAGTGAACATTTTAAAACAGAGTTTAAACAATTAACAAAGAACTGGATACCTGCACCTTCTACGTTACTGGATACTCTTCACGACATGACAGAAGAAGGGCTCCTATACAGACGGGAAGATTATAAATCTCATGATAAGAAAAGACAAAAAGTGTACTGGTATTACCTGACTGATAAAGGAAAAGAAGAATTTGATGTATTAAAGAAGAGGTACAAAATCTTATTTGAGGAACAGTTACAAATCTTACAGCAAATCATGAAAGATGTATATAAGTAA
- a CDS encoding zinc-dependent alcohol dehydrogenase family protein, producing the protein MKAIVHEQKVGVEGLTVKEMEEPMLGEKEVKVKVHTAGLNRRDLAVITKRHQPEDPALIPGSDAAGTVIEVGEKVSRFQIGDEVLVNPGLGWQKNSSAPPEGFEIVGLPDHGTFAQFYTSDENHFEAKPSHLSFEEAGVLSLAALTAYRALFTRGNLQKDQTVMLPGIGSGVLTFALKYAKAIGARVIVTSRSEDKLQQALTLGADRAIHTEDDWNEALHNESIDLLIESIGKATFDKSLNIIRKGGTVVTFGATTEDQIQLDIRKFFYGQYNLLGSTMGSAEELKEMLQFIEKHNIKPQLDRVFSLENYKNAFEYLRDTKNFGKIGISFNLD; encoded by the coding sequence ATGAAAGCAATTGTACATGAACAAAAAGTTGGAGTCGAAGGGTTAACAGTAAAAGAAATGGAAGAGCCTATGCTTGGGGAAAAGGAAGTGAAAGTAAAGGTACATACAGCCGGGTTGAACAGGCGTGATTTGGCTGTCATTACTAAACGACACCAGCCGGAAGACCCTGCGTTAATTCCAGGCTCCGATGCCGCAGGTACAGTTATAGAAGTCGGGGAAAAAGTAAGCAGATTTCAAATCGGTGATGAAGTTTTAGTTAACCCAGGATTGGGCTGGCAGAAAAACAGTTCGGCACCTCCGGAAGGATTTGAAATCGTAGGCCTTCCTGATCACGGAACGTTTGCGCAGTTCTATACCAGTGATGAGAATCACTTCGAGGCTAAACCTTCACATTTAAGCTTTGAAGAAGCTGGAGTATTATCTCTTGCTGCTTTAACTGCTTATCGAGCTCTATTCACTCGAGGCAATTTGCAGAAAGATCAAACCGTTATGCTTCCTGGAATCGGCAGCGGTGTACTTACATTTGCCTTGAAATACGCGAAAGCTATTGGAGCCAGGGTTATCGTTACATCTCGTTCTGAAGATAAACTTCAACAGGCTTTAACATTAGGAGCAGATCGAGCCATTCATACAGAAGACGACTGGAATGAAGCACTTCATAATGAGTCTATCGATTTATTAATTGAAAGTATCGGCAAGGCTACATTCGATAAATCACTAAATATAATACGAAAAGGAGGAACCGTAGTAACCTTCGGGGCTACGACAGAAGATCAAATTCAACTAGATATTCGAAAGTTTTTCTATGGACAGTACAACTTGCTTGGCTCTACGATGGGCAGCGCAGAAGAGCTAAAAGAGATGCTTCAATTTATTGAAAAACACAACATAAAACCTCAGCTCGATCGTGTATTTTCATTAGAAAATTACAAAAACGCTTTTGAATACTTAAGAGATACGAAAAACTTTGGAAAAATCGGAATTTCATTTAATTTAGATTAA
- a CDS encoding 3D domain-containing protein, with protein sequence MKKKIFSVAATVALTGAFATSVSAEEYTIDKGDTLWGISKKYDVSVNQLKSWNDLNSNIIYPNQQLTVSKETSSSSEKSSNDATYTVKSGDTLYKISNKYGISVDDLMDWNNLDSTLIHPGDKFKVNGQASSEPEVSASSSNNDDSSSNESASESKSEESSDSSSDVVKEFTAEATAYTAFCTGCSGVTATGVDLRANPDQKVIAVDPDVIPLGSKVYVEGYGEAIAADTGGAINGNRIDVFIPEREDALDFGRQSVQVKVLSE encoded by the coding sequence ATGAAAAAGAAAATTTTCTCAGTAGCAGCTACGGTAGCATTAACAGGTGCATTCGCAACTTCTGTGAGTGCTGAAGAATATACGATTGATAAAGGTGACACGCTTTGGGGCATTTCAAAAAAATATGATGTATCTGTAAATCAACTGAAATCTTGGAACGACTTGAATTCAAATATAATTTACCCTAACCAGCAGCTTACGGTATCAAAAGAGACAAGTTCTTCTTCTGAAAAAAGCAGTAACGACGCCACTTATACGGTTAAGTCCGGTGATACTCTATATAAAATCTCTAACAAATATGGAATTAGCGTAGATGATCTGATGGATTGGAACAATCTTGATTCTACTCTAATCCACCCTGGAGATAAGTTTAAAGTGAATGGACAAGCTTCTTCTGAACCTGAAGTTTCAGCCAGTTCATCCAACAACGATGATTCATCAAGTAATGAATCAGCTTCTGAATCTAAATCAGAAGAATCTAGTGATTCAAGCAGTGATGTAGTGAAAGAATTTACAGCAGAAGCTACAGCTTACACCGCGTTCTGTACTGGCTGCAGTGGTGTTACTGCTACAGGTGTGGACCTTCGTGCAAATCCTGATCAAAAAGTTATTGCTGTGGATCCTGATGTCATTCCACTAGGATCTAAAGTATATGTAGAAGGCTACGGTGAAGCTATTGCAGCAGATACAGGCGGAGCTATCAATGGTAACCGTATTGATGTCTTTATTCCAGAGCGCGAAGATGCTCTTGATTTCGGCAGACAGTCTGTGCAAGTTAAAGTCCTAAGTGAATAA
- a CDS encoding ABC-F family ATP-binding cassette domain-containing protein: MLNVNNVSLRFGDQKLFEDVNIKFTPGNCYGLIGANGAGKSTFLKILSGELEPQTGEVSLKNNQRLSVLKQNHFEYDEYQVLETVIMGNTRLYEVMKEKDAIYMKGDFTEEDGMRAAELEGEFAEMNGWEAESDAARLLTGLGIKENLHEKQMRDLAASDKVKVLLAQALFGNPDVLLLDEPTNHLDIKAIQWLEDFLIDFENTVIVVSHDRHFLNNVCTHIADLDYGKIQVYVGNYDFWYESSQLASRMAEEQNKKKEEKINDLKEFIARFSANASKSKQATSRKKLLEKITLDDIQPSSRKYPYIAFTAEREIGNDLLTVKNLSKTIDGVKVLDNISFTLNKDDKVALVGANETAKTTLFQILMGEIEPDEGTYKWGVTTSQSYFPKDNSKFFERSDLNLVEWLRQYSPEDETETFLRSFLGRMLFSGEEALKKANVLSGGEKVRCMLSKMMLSKANVLLLDEPTNHLDLESITSLNKGLIRFKGSVIFASHDHEFIQTIANRIIEITSNGIVDKEMSYDEYLNDPEVQKQVAALAE; the protein is encoded by the coding sequence ATGTTAAATGTAAATAATGTTAGTCTTCGTTTCGGCGATCAAAAGTTATTTGAAGACGTAAATATAAAGTTCACCCCTGGAAACTGTTACGGATTAATTGGCGCCAATGGCGCAGGAAAGTCAACCTTCTTGAAAATTCTAAGTGGAGAGCTCGAACCACAGACTGGCGAAGTTTCTTTAAAGAACAACCAGCGTCTCTCTGTTTTAAAGCAAAACCACTTTGAGTATGATGAGTATCAGGTTCTGGAAACCGTGATCATGGGGAATACCCGTTTGTACGAAGTAATGAAAGAAAAAGATGCCATTTATATGAAAGGTGATTTCACTGAAGAGGACGGTATGCGAGCGGCTGAACTTGAAGGTGAATTTGCCGAGATGAATGGATGGGAAGCTGAATCTGATGCAGCTCGTCTATTGACAGGACTTGGTATTAAAGAAAACCTTCATGAAAAACAGATGAGGGATTTAGCTGCATCGGATAAAGTAAAGGTCCTGCTTGCGCAAGCCCTATTTGGAAATCCGGATGTTCTTTTACTGGATGAGCCTACCAACCACTTAGATATTAAAGCGATTCAGTGGTTAGAGGACTTCTTGATTGATTTTGAAAATACAGTCATCGTAGTATCTCACGACCGCCACTTCTTAAATAATGTATGTACTCATATTGCTGACCTTGATTATGGTAAAATCCAAGTTTATGTAGGTAACTACGACTTCTGGTATGAATCAAGTCAGTTGGCCTCAAGAATGGCTGAGGAACAAAATAAGAAAAAAGAAGAAAAAATTAATGACTTGAAGGAATTTATCGCCAGGTTTAGTGCCAATGCCTCGAAATCTAAGCAGGCAACGTCACGTAAAAAATTATTAGAAAAGATTACACTTGATGACATTCAGCCTTCTTCTCGTAAGTATCCGTACATCGCTTTTACGGCTGAACGAGAAATAGGGAACGATTTATTAACAGTAAAGAACTTATCTAAGACGATTGATGGTGTCAAAGTGTTGGATAATATCAGCTTTACACTTAATAAAGATGATAAAGTGGCATTAGTCGGAGCTAATGAAACCGCAAAGACTACTCTCTTTCAAATTCTTATGGGTGAAATAGAGCCTGACGAAGGAACGTATAAGTGGGGAGTCACTACTTCCCAGAGTTACTTCCCTAAAGATAACTCGAAGTTCTTTGAACGCTCTGACTTGAACCTGGTGGAATGGCTTCGTCAATATTCTCCTGAAGATGAAACAGAAACGTTCTTAAGAAGTTTCCTTGGACGTATGCTGTTCTCCGGAGAAGAAGCTTTGAAGAAAGCTAATGTGCTTTCCGGTGGAGAGAAGGTTCGCTGCATGCTCTCTAAGATGATGCTCTCTAAAGCCAACGTGTTACTATTAGATGAACCTACCAACCACTTAGACCTGGAATCCATTACATCTCTGAACAAAGGGTTGATTCGCTTTAAGGGATCGGTCATCTTTGCTTCCCATGACCATGAGTTTATCCAGACGATTGCGAATCGAATTATTGAAATTACTTCAAATGGTATCGTGGATAAAGAAATGAGTTATGATGAGTATTTAAATGATCCAGAGGTCCAAAAGCAAGTAGCAGCATTAGCTGAATAG
- a CDS encoding DUF2252 domain-containing protein, whose amino-acid sequence MDPKMEHILSTKKKLRKNTLGTILEQFDGSIMKLSQSSRKKKYQKMREDSYSFFRGSAYLFFFDVTEFPFTFHTPKDKPTWIMGDMHFDNFSAFLNENHDIVFDVDDFDEGYLGSYLYDILRMVVSIRLMSEKQGFSDKEEDELVDQYLKTYRKQLKAFQEGDEDPQYLQFTSDNTKGPIKKTLKKIEERHASHELDKQTVVDHNSIRSFDIGKDKLSSVSKQERDKLESAWKEYLSSLNPETKKYDSFYNIKDVVKKNGSGIGSTGLKRYYILIEGQEDEVHHDDIILEAKEARSPIPAYFFPYDEQFWEDNKHQGRRVAHTQHAMHHQADPYLGYFRMDGHDFYVRERSPFSKDLREKNLDDYKKFSQTIKTMAQISAKIHARADADIENGIMDYHSEKAILKAIGSNQKLFRHQLSLWSRHYKETVENDFELFKEWLIEQDYFKS is encoded by the coding sequence ATGGATCCGAAGATGGAACATATATTATCAACTAAGAAAAAACTCAGAAAAAACACACTCGGCACGATACTTGAGCAATTCGACGGAAGTATTATGAAGTTATCCCAGTCCAGCCGCAAGAAGAAATATCAGAAAATGAGAGAAGATTCCTACAGCTTTTTTAGAGGCAGTGCTTATTTATTCTTCTTTGATGTTACTGAATTCCCCTTTACTTTTCACACTCCAAAAGATAAACCCACTTGGATTATGGGAGACATGCACTTTGACAACTTTAGTGCCTTCCTAAATGAAAACCATGACATTGTTTTCGATGTTGATGATTTTGACGAAGGTTATTTAGGTTCTTATTTATACGATATTCTCCGAATGGTTGTCAGCATCCGTCTTATGTCTGAAAAACAAGGATTTTCAGATAAAGAAGAAGATGAACTTGTTGATCAATATTTAAAAACGTATCGTAAGCAGCTAAAAGCCTTTCAAGAAGGAGACGAAGACCCGCAATATCTTCAATTTACTTCCGATAATACGAAAGGTCCAATTAAAAAAACTCTGAAAAAAATTGAAGAAAGACATGCTTCTCATGAGCTTGATAAACAAACGGTAGTCGATCATAACTCCATCCGCTCATTTGATATTGGAAAAGATAAACTTTCATCCGTCTCAAAACAGGAAAGGGACAAACTTGAATCCGCGTGGAAAGAGTATCTGTCATCTTTAAATCCAGAAACGAAAAAGTATGATTCATTCTACAATATTAAAGATGTTGTAAAGAAAAACGGTTCAGGTATTGGATCGACAGGTCTTAAGCGATATTACATCCTGATAGAAGGACAAGAGGATGAAGTACACCACGATGATATTATTTTAGAAGCCAAAGAGGCACGTTCTCCGATTCCAGCTTATTTCTTCCCTTATGATGAACAATTTTGGGAAGATAACAAACATCAGGGAAGAAGAGTCGCACACACCCAGCACGCCATGCACCATCAGGCAGACCCATATTTAGGGTACTTCCGAATGGATGGACATGATTTCTATGTGCGTGAAAGGTCACCTTTCTCAAAGGACTTAAGAGAAAAGAATCTGGATGACTATAAGAAATTTTCACAGACGATCAAAACCATGGCTCAAATTAGTGCGAAAATCCACGCACGCGCAGATGCAGATATCGAGAATGGGATTATGGATTACCATAGCGAAAAGGCCATCCTTAAAGCGATAGGCTCTAATCAGAAATTGTTTCGCCATCAATTAAGTTTGTGGTCCAGACATTATAAAGAAACTGTGGAGAATGATTTTGAGCTATTTAAAGAATGGCTGATTGAACAAGATTATTTTAAATCATAA
- a CDS encoding cold-shock protein, translated as MAFGKKNQAEIKEEETKIWVCTSDDCNCWMRDNFRTNEENLCPKCGNPMKQENKVLQVVENNSLYYKN; from the coding sequence ATGGCTTTCGGTAAAAAGAATCAGGCAGAAATTAAAGAAGAAGAAACTAAAATTTGGGTTTGCACATCTGACGACTGTAACTGTTGGATGAGGGATAACTTCAGAACAAATGAAGAAAATCTTTGCCCTAAATGCGGCAATCCGATGAAACAGGAAAATAAAGTCCTGCAAGTAGTGGAGAACAATAGTTTGTATTATAAAAATTAA
- a CDS encoding cold-shock protein: protein MKTGTVKWFNAEKGFGFIEVEGEDDVFVHFSAINEEGFKSLEEGQSVEFEITEGNRGPQAANVTKL from the coding sequence ATGAAAACAGGTACAGTGAAGTGGTTTAACGCGGAAAAAGGTTTTGGTTTTATTGAGGTTGAAGGAGAAGACGATGTATTCGTACACTTCAGCGCGATCAACGAAGAAGGCTTTAAGTCTCTAGAAGAAGGTCAATCTGTGGAATTCGAAATCACAGAAGGTAACCGCGGACCACAAGCTGCAAACGTAACTAAATTATAA
- a CDS encoding superoxide dismutase family protein produces the protein MYPYYSYSPYRSAYTSQTAKVTFRSSPLAPDLKGAMYFYEMPYGVEVFVQVEGLPEFQILKDGTQVGPHGFHIHEKGICELGEGKDPFASAGGHWNPDQQPHGNHAGDFPVLFSNQGRARMIFFTDRFRVKDIIGKSVIIHQQPDDYRSQPSGKAGKRIACGIIEKS, from the coding sequence ATGTATCCGTATTATTCCTACTCACCTTACAGGTCAGCTTATACTTCCCAGACAGCCAAGGTAACTTTTAGGAGTAGTCCGCTGGCTCCTGATTTAAAAGGGGCCATGTATTTTTACGAAATGCCATATGGGGTAGAGGTTTTTGTTCAAGTTGAAGGCCTGCCTGAATTTCAGATCTTAAAGGATGGAACACAGGTGGGGCCTCATGGATTTCACATTCATGAAAAAGGAATTTGTGAATTAGGAGAAGGAAAAGATCCTTTTGCTTCGGCCGGAGGACATTGGAACCCGGATCAGCAACCACATGGAAATCATGCAGGTGACTTCCCGGTGTTGTTTTCTAATCAGGGGAGAGCTCGGATGATTTTCTTTACAGACCGGTTTCGGGTTAAAGATATTATTGGAAAATCGGTCATCATCCATCAACAGCCCGATGACTATCGGTCTCAGCCTAGCGGGAAGGCCGGAAAGAGGATTGCCTGTGGCATCATAGAAAAATCGTGA